A genome region from Megalobrama amblycephala isolate DHTTF-2021 linkage group LG16, ASM1881202v1, whole genome shotgun sequence includes the following:
- the cwf19l2 gene encoding CWF19-like protein 2, translated as MAAYGVSFESANSIKSRKESKREEREHVLQQAKEKHEKEERRKAERKARGEDTWMLPDVDLRLQQIGQEHSVKNKKKKKEKKAKKSKKEKKKKAKKEKNAEEDASCDSSEDSEDEWVEAPFSSGGGDKAWKAEHEATPTSSSASTNQRDEWMTFDFLAMKTTSVAEKRAQKEAEKEAEREKAKSIEQAGLHKLELNPYWKDGGSGLPPEDTSSTAVRKAGVVNDGGVSWLRKSYQRMKEQADREQRSVESVVAERYGSMEEFQKRLQEAEEAAYGERRGERGERRGDRNEGRERWRRDDREEGRERWRRDDREEGRERWRRDDREDGRERWRRDDREEGRERWRRDDREDGRERWRRGRQDGSPNAETERERDFERSSRGRDEREPRSRPDPDEDPQSQRHGTSSLSSLRDKFLKPSDADEDMSGGPGLRRGGLKGLSSNQSTAFRKPVDDDGNSGVVSAWRKSSAVQDSKTTPTPQRDTEKSAALQDESKTTTVSSSESEEEEEEEMILTDEEMNKLGAKLVKAELLGNTALVEKLKAQMDAARRAKESRAQRKEQTKQVSAPTDSEKEVVLFRTDHSGRAWPVNAPSEPLEPRGGRRKRKAIETHQDGERVRYFENDDGMDLREMVRREKMSSAEDQNALYSRMAAKMMGKTDGDNYTLDDMFVSSAAQKERSGRDEERQRNKAVQETRRLAGQMEKCRHCFDSPELPKHLIAAVGTKVYLCLPNSVSLTEGHCLIVPIQHHTAATGLDEDIWSEIQMFRRALVRMFESQELDCVFLETHMSPKRHLHMVYECVPMPKELGDMAPIYFKKAIMESDEEWAMNKKVVDLSSKDIRHAVPRGLPYFSVDFGLQGGFAHVIENEQKFPHYFGKEILGGMLDLEPRRWRKPIRENFDDQRKKVLKFAQWWKPFDCTKSDS; from the exons ATGGCAGCGTACGGTGTGAGTTTTGAGAGCGCAAACAGCATTAAATCTAGAAAAGAGTCCAAAAGAGAAGAAAGAGAGCACGTTTTACAGCAg GCTAAAGAGAAGCATGAGAAAGAGGAGAGGAGGAAGGCTGAGAGGAAGGCCAGGGGGGAAGACACCTGGATGCTTCCGGATGTTGACCTGCGACTGCAGCAGATAGGCCAG GAGCATTcagtgaaaaacaagaaaaagaaaaaagaaaagaaagcaaaaaagagtaagaaagagaagaagaagaaagccaAGAAAGAGAAAAATGCAGAGGAAGATGCATCTTGTGACAGCTCTGAA GACTCAGAGGACGAGTGGGTGGAGGCCCCGTTTTCTTCAGGGGGCGGAGACAAGGCATGGAAGGCGGAGCATGAGGCCACACCCACATCCAGCTCAGCCAGTACTAACCAA AGAGACGAATGGATGACCTTTGACTTCCTGGCGATGAAGACGACCTCCGTGGCGGAGAAACGAGCGCAGAAAGAAGCAGAGAAAGAGGCGGAGAGGGAGAAAGCAAAGTCTATTGAACAG GCTGGTCTACACAAGTTGGAGTTGAACCCTTACTGGAAGGATGGAGGAAGTGGTCTGCCCCCAGAGGACACCTCCAGTACTGCGGTTAGAAAAG CTGGAGTGGTGAATGATGGAGGGGTGAGCTGGCTCAGGAAGTCGTATCAGAGGATGAAAGAGCAGGCCGACAGAGAACAGCGCAGCGTGGAGAGCGTGGTGGCGGAGAGATACGGg TCCATGGAAGAATTCCAGAAGAGATTGCAAGAGGCGGAAGAGGCTGCATATGGAGAGAGAAGAGGAGAGAGGGGTGAGAGAAGAGGAGACCGAAACGAggggagagagagatggaggagAGACGACAGAGAAGaagggagagagagatggaggagAGATGACCGAGAAGAAGGGAGGGAGAGATGGAGGAGAGACGACAGAGAAGACGGGAGGGAGAGATGGAGGAGAGATGACCGAGAAGAAGGGAGGGAGAGATGGAGGAGAGACGACAGAGAAGAtgggagagagagatggaggagAGGACGACAAGATGGATCTCCAAATGctgagacagaaagagagcGAGACTTTGAGAGGAGTTCTCGAGGCCGTGACGAACGCGAACCGAGATCCCGGCCGGATCCAGATGAGGATCCGCAGTCTCAGAGACACGGCACTTCCTCTCTGTCCAGCCTCAGGGACAAGTTCCTCAAACCCTCAGATGCTGATGAGGATATGAGCGGAGGGCCGGGGTTGAGGAGGGGGGGACTGAAGGGCCTTTCATCCAATCAGAGTACAGCATTCAGAAAACCTGTTGATGATGATGGTAATAGTGGTGTTGTATCTGCCTGGAGGAAGAGCAGTGCTGTGCAGGACTCAAAAACGACGCCAACCCCACAGAGAGACACAGAGAAGAGCGCCGCCCTGCAGGACGAGAGCAAAACAACAACAGTCAGCAG TTCAGAGagtgaggaagaggaggaggaagagatgatccTGACGGATGAAGAGATGAATAAACTGGGAGCCAAACTCGTCAAGGCAGAACTCTTAGGAAACACG GCCCTGGTGGAAAAACTGAAAGCTCAGATGGATGCTGCCCGTCGAGCCAAAGAGAGCCGAGCTCAAAGAAAAGAGCAGACCAAACAAGTGTCTGCACCGACAGACTCAGAGAAGGAAGTGGTGCTGTTCAGAACCGACCATTCGGGACGTGCCTGGCCGGTCAACGCCCCGTCGGAACCGCTGGAGCCTAGAGGAGGACGGAGGAAGCGAAAAGCG ATCGAGACGCATCAGGACGGAGAGCGTGTGCGCTATTTTGAGAATGATGATGGTATGGATCTGCGAGAGATGGTCAGACGGGAGAAGATGAGCTCTGCGGAAGATCAAAACGCTCTTTATTCACGCATGGCCGCCAAG ATGATGGGCAAGACGGACGGTGATAACTACACGCTGGATGACATGTTTGTGTCGAGTGCAGCACAGAAAGAGAGGTCGGGTCGAGACGAGGAGAGACAGAGGAACAAAGCCGTGCAGGAGACGCGGAGGTTAGCCGGGCAGATGGAAAAATGCCGGCACTGTTTCGACAGCCCTGAACTGCCAAAACATCTCATCGCAGCCGTCGGAACCAAG GTGTACTTGTGTCTGCCGAACAGTGTGTCTCTGACCGAAGGTCATTGTTTGATCGTACCCATCCAGCATCACACAGCGGCCACAGGCCTGGACGAGGACATATGGAGCGAAATACAG ATGTTCCGTCGTGCTTTGGTCCGCATGTTTGAGTCTCAGGAGTTGGACTGCGTGTTTTTGGAGACTCATATGAGCCCCAAAAGACACCTGCACATGGTGTACGAGTGTGTGCCTATGCCCAAAGAGCTCGGAGATATGGCACCCATTTACTTTAAg AAAGCCATAATGGAATCGGACGAGGAATGGGCCATGAATAAAAAAGTTGTGGATCTCTCATCGAAAGACATCAGACATGCT GTTCCACGAGGGTTGCCGTACTTCTCGGTGGATTTCGGCTTGCAGGGCGGCTTTGCTCACGTCATCGAGAACGAGCAGAAGTTCCCACACTATTTCGGCAAA GAAATCCTGGGAGGGATGCTGGACCTGGAACCGAGACGATGGCGCAAACCGATACGTGAGAATTTCGACGACCAGCGTAAGAAGGTTCTGAAGTTCGCTCAGTGGTGGAAACCGTTTGACTGCACTAAGAGCGATAGCTAG